Below is a genomic region from Fusobacterium nucleatum.
TCTTTAAATAATTTTGATGCTCTCTTAAATGCCAAACAATGTATAGTCAAATTATCTATATCATAATCTTTTAATTGACTTAAAGTATCCAAAATTTCTTCTGTTGTTTCCTCTGGTAAACCTATTATTAAGTCCATATTTATAATAAAGTCTAAATTTTTAGCCTCTTGAAAAATTAAATCAAAGTTTTCTTTATTAAATCTTCTATTTACCCTTTTTAAAGTTTCTAAATTAAATGACTGTGGATTTAAACTTATTCTATCCACAGAATATTTTTTCATTATTTCTAACTTTTTGGCGTTTAAGCTGTCTTCTCTACCCGCTTCAAAAGTAAACTCTTTCACATCTGACATATCTATATTTTCAAGTAACTCTTTAAAAACTCTTTCTAAGTCTTCTTCTGTTAAGGTACTTGGAGTTCCTCCACCAAAATATATGGAAGATACTTTTTTACTATACATCTTTAAAAAATCTCCTACTATTTGAATTTCTTTTAAAAGTGCCTCCACAAAATCACTATAAAACCTTCCTACTCCACCATTTATTTCGTAGGAAGCAAAAGAACAATATTTACACTTAGTTGGGCAAAAAGGAATTCCAATATATAAGTTTATATGCTTTTTATCTAAAAGCTCTAACTCCTTTTTTACAACAGTTTCCATTAGATTTATTTTTTCATCTGTAACTAAATAGAAATCTTTTAAAATTTTTCTAGCTTCTTCATAATCATAACCATTGATTAAAAGTCTTCTTAAAACCTTTGTTGGACGCACTCCCATAAGAGAACCCCAATCATATTTTTTATCTAAAAGTTTTAATAAACTTATTTTGCACATAGTTAATATTTGGTCTTCTATCTTATCTCCTAAATCTATATATGAAAACTCTGTATTTTTATTTAATTTTTCAGATTTTACCTTTATTTTAATAAAATTATCTTCTTTTAAAATTTCAAAATTAACTTTATCTTCTAAAAGTTCTGATACCATTACCCTAGTAAATTCTTCTATACTTCTAAAATTTACTTCCATATTTGTTTCTATTAACAAGTTTAATCACTCTCTATTTCTAAATTTTTTAAATATTTTGACTTTGTTATCATAAAATTTTCTATTCCACTTTCAATAAGAGTAGGAATTTGATTTAATTTATTATTTAAAATTAAATTTGCAACTGCCTTAGTATTATTTAAAATTTCAAAAATTGGGATAGTTTTCTTTTCTCTATGCAATTCTTGTGAAAGAACAAATCTTAAAATTGAGGCTAGTTGTTCTCTTATAAAGTCTTTTTTCTCACTTCTTACCATAGAAATTAGTCTATTTACACTCTCAACTGTATTTATAGTATGTAAGGTTGAGAAAACTAAATGTCCTGTTTCTGCTAATTTTAAAGCTGAATACAAACTCTCTTCATCTCTAATTTCTCCTAATATTATAACATCTGGATCTTGTCTTAGTGAACTTTTTAAAGCTTTTTCAAAACTTTCAACATCTTTTCCCAGTTCTCTTTGAATAATTAAAGACTTTTTATTCTCAAAAATATATTCAATAGGGTCTTCTATTGTTAAAATTTTTAAATTTTTATTTTCATTAAATTTTTCTATTATATTAGCAAGAGTTGTTGATTTACCACTTCCTGTAATTCCAGTTACTAAAACCAAACCATCTTTTAAAGATAAAATTTTTTCATCAATTAATTTATTAATAAATTTTCCTTTAAGCTTTATTGACTCTTTATTTATTATTCTAATAACTAAGGCTAGTTTTCCTCTTGTTAGAAAAGAATTTACTCTATATCTCTGACTTTTAGAATCTGTATAAGCAAAATCTTCTTCAATTTTTCCATTACAAATTTCCAAAAGCTCCTCTTTACTTACTGTGTCAGTACCATCATATTCTATTATTTCTCCATCTTTTCTAAAATATATTTTTTCACCTTCAAGTAAATGTATATCTGAAATATTATTTTCTCTAGCATAATCAAATATTTTTTCTATATTCATAAAATCCCTCTAATATCCTTAAAAATAGTTCGTTACTAGCCAGATTTCTTAACAGATAAAAATTAAGAATTCGCTGCAAATTCGCTATCTGTAAGAAGCTCTAAATGAACAAGTTCATTAATAGCTTCTAAGATCGTTTCACTCAAACACAGCGAGATTTGCTCAGCTCATTCTATTTAATTTTTATCTTAAAATCTGGAATGTAACTCACCTATTTTTTCACTCTTTGTATTTCTCTACTATTTTTTACTACATCTTCTTTTTAAATGATATTGCTTCCAATAAGTGTTTTCTACTTATTTCTTCCTCTCCCTCTAAATCTGCTATTGTTCTAGCAATTTTTAAAATTTTATCATAAACCCTAGCAGAAATTTGTAAATTTTCTAAGGCAGATATTAAAAATCTCTTATCTTCCTCTTTTATTATACAATATTTTTTTAATTCTTCCTGACTCATTTTTGAATTAGTTTTAGCTTCTCCATATCTTTTAGTTTGAATTTCTCTAGCTTTTATAACTCTTTTCCTTATATCAGCTGAATTTTCTTCTTTTTTATCATTTACTAATTCTTCTTCACTCAATCTTTTAATTTGTATAACTAAATCTATTCTATCTAAAATAGGTCCTGACAATTTTTTAGTGTATCTTTCTATCTCTGTAGCTGAGCATTTACAGTTTCCTTCATATAGATTCCCACAAGGACAAGGGTTACTTGTTCCAACTAAGAGAAAATTTGTTTTAAACTCCACTCTATACATAGCTCTTGTTATA
It encodes:
- a CDS encoding coproporphyrinogen III oxidase, with protein sequence MLIETNMEVNFRSIEEFTRVMVSELLEDKVNFEILKEDNFIKIKVKSEKLNKNTEFSYIDLGDKIEDQILTMCKISLLKLLDKKYDWGSLMGVRPTKVLRRLLINGYDYEEARKILKDFYLVTDEKINLMETVVKKELELLDKKHINLYIGIPFCPTKCKYCSFASYEINGGVGRFYSDFVEALLKEIQIVGDFLKMYSKKVSSIYFGGGTPSTLTEEDLERVFKELLENIDMSDVKEFTFEAGREDSLNAKKLEIMKKYSVDRISLNPQSFNLETLKRVNRRFNKENFDLIFQEAKNLDFIINMDLIIGLPEETTEEILDTLSQLKDYDIDNLTIHCLAFKRASKLFKESQERNVIDRALIEKYIQKIVEEKAMKPYYMYRQKNIIEWGENIGYSKEGRESIFNIEMIEENQNTMALGGGGISKIVIEERNGIDYIERYVNPKDPALYIRELDKRCKEKIEMFKKEKI
- a CDS encoding type IV pilus twitching motility protein PilT, with product MNIEKIFDYARENNISDIHLLEGEKIYFRKDGEIIEYDGTDTVSKEELLEICNGKIEEDFAYTDSKSQRYRVNSFLTRGKLALVIRIINKESIKLKGKFINKLIDEKILSLKDGLVLVTGITGSGKSTTLANIIEKFNENKNLKILTIEDPIEYIFENKKSLIIQRELGKDVESFEKALKSSLRQDPDVIILGEIRDEESLYSALKLAETGHLVFSTLHTINTVESVNRLISMVRSEKKDFIREQLASILRFVLSQELHREKKTIPIFEILNNTKAVANLILNNKLNQIPTLIESGIENFMITKSKYLKNLEIESD